The proteins below are encoded in one region of Brassica napus cultivar Da-Ae chromosome A6, Da-Ae, whole genome shotgun sequence:
- the LOC106349433 gene encoding cytochrome P450 71B17 translates to MLVHLGFIPVTVISSKEAAEEVLKTHDLDCCSRPKLVGTKLISRGFKDIGFTPYSEEWKERRKFLVREFFCFKKVQSFGYIREEECNLLVKKLSESAVDQSPVDLSKTLFWLTASIVFRVAFGQSFHESQLIDKEKVDELIFEAETAQASFTCSDFFPIAGLGWLVDWLSGQHKRLHDIFFKLDALLQRVIDDHMHPGRSKGDITDLMLDVMHKQGKDDALQLTLDHIKGFLTNIFIAGIDTGALTMIWAMTELARNPKVMKKLQGQIRDHFGNNKERITEEDIGKVPYLNLVIKETFRLHPVVPLLLPRETMAHIKVQGYDIPPKRRILINAWAIARDPKLWTNPEEFIPERFIDSHVDYRGQHFELLPFGSGRRMCPGMAMGIATVELGLLNLLYFFDWKLPDGMRQRDIDVEEGGTLTIVKKVPLKLVPVRVH, encoded by the exons ATGCTTGTCCACTTAGGTTTCATCCCTGTAACTGTAATCTCATCGAAAGAAGCAGCTGAAGAAGTCCTCAAAACTCATGACCTAGACTGTTGCAGCAGGCCTAAGCTTGTCGGAACGAAGCTAATCTCTCGGGGTTTTAAAGATATCGGTTTCACGCCCTACAGTGAAGAGTGGAAAGAGCGGCGTAAGTTCTTGGTACGTGAGTTTTTCTGTTTCAAAAAAGTTCAATCTTTTGGATATATCAGAGAGGAAGAGTGTAACTTGCTAGTCAAGAAACTATCCGAATCAGCTGTGGATCAATCTCCAGTAGATTTGAGCAAAACCCTATTCTGGCTAACCGCGAGTATCGTGTTTAGAGTTGCTTTCGGACAGAGCTTCCACGAGAGCCAGCTTATTGATAAAGAAAAGGTCGACGAGCTTATATTCGAAGCCGAGACAGCTCAAGCTAGTTTCACTTGTTCTGATTTTTTCCCTATTGCGGGACTTGGATGGCTCGTTGACTGGCTTTCAGGACAGCACAAGAGGCTCCACGATATTTTCTTCAAGCTTGATGCTCTATTACAACGCGTGATCGATGATCATATGCATCCAGGAAGATCAAAAGGGGATATCACTGATTTGATGTTGGATGTAATGCATAAACAAGGCAAAGATGATGCCTTGCAGCTCACGTTAGATCATATCAAGGGATTTCTCACG AATATATTCATCGCAGGGATAGACACAGGAGCTCTTACCATGATATGGGCAATGACAGAACTCGCAAGAAACCCTAAAGtgatgaagaaacttcaagGACAAATCCGTGACCACTTTGGCAACAACAAAGAGAGAATCACTGAAGAAGATATAGGTAAAGTTCCTTACTTAAACCTCGTGATCAAGGAGACATTCAGATTACACCCTGTAGTTCCTCTTCTGCTTCCAAGGGAAACAATGGCTCACATCAAAGTCCAAGGCTATGATATTCCTCCAAAGAGACGGATCTTGATCAACGCTTGGGCGATAGCAAGAGATCCTAAACTCTGGACAAACCCGGAAGAGTTTATCCCCGAGAGGTTTATCGACAGCCATGTGGATTATAGAGGACAACATTTCGAGCTCTTACCGTTTGGCTCTGGTCGAAGAATGTGTCCGGGGATGGCAATGGGGATCGCTACTGTTGAATTGGGACTCTTAAACTTGCTTTACTTCTTTGACTGGAAGTTGCCTGATGGGATGAGGCAGAGAGACATCGATGTGGAAGAAGGAGGTACTCTTACAATCGTCAAGAAAGTGCCTCTCAAGCTGGTCCCAGTTCGCGTTCACTGA
- the LOC106349434 gene encoding cytochrome P450 71B19-like: MEQTESNFIFFSLFYSTNKKIMGISLLCFCLVTLVTLILIVKKIKHSKWNLPPSPPKFPVIGNLHQIGGLPHRSLERLARKYGPVMLLHFGFVPVVVVSSREAAEEVLRAHDLDCCSRPKLVGTRLLSRDFKDIAFTPYDEEWKERRKLAVRELFCLKKVQSFRYIREEECNFMVKKLSESAVNRTPVDLSKALFWLTASILFRVALGQNFYESKFIDKEKIEELVFEAETALGSFTCSDFFPLAGFGWLVDLLSGQHKRLNDVFLKLDDLFQRVIDDHKSPGRSKEHEDIIDAMLDVLHKQGENDSLKLTVDHIRGVVSNILLAGIDTGAINMIWAMTELARNPKLMKKVQSEIRDNLGNNKETITEEDIDKVPYLKMVIKETFRLHHAVPLLLPRETVVHIKVQGYDIPPGRQILVNASAIGRDPKLWTNPEEFNPERFIDKPVDYRGQHFEFLPFGSGRRMCPGMPMGMAIVELGLLNLLYFFDWSLPDGMTIDDIDMEEAGTLTIVKKVPLKLVPVRVM, from the exons ATGGAACAAACAGAGAgcaatttcattttcttttctctattctatagcacaaacaaaaaaataatggggATCTCTTTGCTCTGTTTTTGCCTCGTTACTCTCGTTACACTAATCTTAATCGTAAAGAAGATTAAACACTCTAAATGGAATCTCCCTCCAAGCCCTCCTAAGTTTCCGGTCATCGGAAACTTACACCAGATCGGAGGATTGCCTCACAGGTCCCTTGAACGTCTCGCCAGAAAATACGGACCTGTGATGCTTCTTCACTTTGGTTTTGTTCCTGTGGTTGTGGTCTCGTCGAGAGAAGCAGCTGAAGAAGTGCTTAGAGCTCATGACCTAGACTGTTGCAGCAGGCCTAAGCTTGTCGGGACAAGGCTGCTCTCACGGGACTTTAAAGATATCGCTTTCACGCCGTACGATGAAGAGTGGAAGGAGCGGCGCAAGCTAGCCGTACGTGAGCTTTTCTGCCTCAAAAAGGTTCAGTCCTTTAGGTATATTAGAGAGGAAGAATGTAACTTTATGGTCAAGAAACTGTCGGAATCCGCCGTGAATCGAACTCCGGTTGATTTGAGCAAAGCCCTTTTCTGGCTAACCGCGAGTATCTTGTTTAGAGTTGCCTTGGGACAAAACTTCTACGAGAGCAAGTTTATCGATAAAGAGAAGATTGAAGAGCTCGTGTTCGAAGCTGAGACTGCCCTAGGTAGCTTCACTTGCTCCGATTTCTTCCCATTAGCTGGATTTGGATGGCTCGTTGACCTGCTTTCAGGACAGCACAAGAGGCTCAACGATGTTTTCTTGAAGCTCGATGATCTGTTTCAACGTGTGATCGATGATCATAAGAGTCCTGGAAGATCAAAAGAACATGAAGACATCATCGATGCTATGTTGGATGTGCTTCATAAACAAGGCGAGAATGATTCCTTAAAGCTTACGGTAGATCATATCAGGGGGGTCGTCAGT AATATACTTTTGGCAGGGATAGACACAGGGGCCATCAACATGATATGGGCAATGACGGAGCTCGCTAGAAACCCTAAACTGATGAAGAAAGTTCAAAGCGAGATCCGAGACAATCTAGGCAACAACAAGGAGACAATCACTGAAGAAGATATCGATAAAGTTCCTTATTTAAAGATGGTGATCAAAGAAACATTCAGACTACACCATGCAGTTCCTCTTCTACTCCCACGGGAAACAGTGGTTCACATCAAAGTTCAAGGCTATGATATTCCCCCAGGGAGACAGATCCTGGTCAACGCTAGTGCGATAGGAAGAGACCCCAAACTCTGGACTAACCCGGAGGAGTTTAACCCCGAGAGGTTTATCGATAAGCCTGTGGATTATAGAGGACAACATTTTGAGTTCTTACCATTTGGCTCAGGTAGAAGAATGTGTCCTGGGATGCCCATGGGGATGGCTATTGTCGAGTTAGGACTCTTGAACTTGCTTTACTTCTTTGATTGGAGTTTGCCTGATGGGATGACCATTGACGACATAGACATGGAAGAAGCTGGTACTCTTACTATCGTCAAGAAAGTACCTCTTAAGCTTGTTCCAGTTCGAGTTATGTGA
- the LOC125609822 gene encoding cytochrome P450 71B19-like, which yields MAISLLCFCLITLVTLILIVKKIKHSKWNLPPSPPKFPVIGNLHQIGGLPHRSLERLARKYGPVMLLHFGFVPVVVVSSREAAEEVLRTHDLDCCSRPKLVGTRLLSRDFKDIAFTPYGEEWKERRKLAVRELFCLKKVQYFRHIREEECNFLVKKLSESAVCGSAVDLSKALFWLTASILFRVAFGQNFNESKFIDKEKIEELVFEAETALGSFTCSDFFPIAGLGWLVDWLSGQHKRLNDVFFKLDDLFQRVIDDHLTPGRSKDHQDIVDSMLDMIHKQGQNGSLNLTVDHIRGVLLNIFLAGIDTGAITMIWAMTELARNPNLIKKVQSEIRDAFGNNKKTITEEDVEKVPYLKMVIKETFRLHHAVPLLLPRETMVHIKVQGYNIPPKTQILVNAGAIGRDPKL from the exons atggcAATCTCTTTGCTCTGTTTTTGCCTCATTACTCTCGTTACACTAATCTTAATCGTAAAGAAGATTAAACACTCTAAATGGAATCTCCCTCCAAGCCCTCCTAAGTTTCCGGTCATCGGAAATTTACACCAGATCGGAGGATTGCCTCACAGGTCCCTTGAACGTCTCGCCAGAAAATACGGACCAGTGATGCTTCTCCACTTTGGGTTTGTTCCTGTCGTTGTGGTCTCATCGAGAGAAGCAGCTGAAGAAGTGCTTAGAACTCATGACCTAGACTGTTGCAGCAGGCCTAAGCTTGTCGGGACAAGGCTACTCTCACGGGACTTTAAAGACATCGCTTTCACGCCGTACGGTGAAGAGTGGAAGGAGCGGCGCAAGTTAGCCGTGCGTGAGCTTTTCTGCCTCAAAAAGGTCCAATATTTTAGGCATATTAGGGAGGAAGAATGTAACTTTCTAGTCAAGAAACTGTCGGAATCCGCTGTGTGTGGGTCCGCCGTTGACTTAAGCAAAGCCCTTTTCTGGCTAACCGCGAGTATCCTGTTTAGAGTTGCCTTCGGACAAAACTTCAACGAGAGCAAGTTTATCGACAAGGAAAAGATCGAAGAGCTCGTGTTCGAAGCAGAGACTGCCCTAGGTAGTTTCACTTGCTCTGATTTCTTCCCAATTGCTGGACTTGGATGGCTCGTTGACTGGCTTTCAGGACAACACAAGAGACTCAATGATGTTTTCTTCAAGCTTGATGATCTGTTTCAACGTGTGATTGATGATCATTTGACTCCTGGAAGATCAAAAGATCACCAAGACATCGTCGACtctatgttggatatgattcatAAACAAGGCCAAAATGGTTCCTTGAATCTCACGGTAGATCATATCAGAGGTGTCCTCCTG AATATATTTCTTGCAGGGATAGACACAGGGGCCATAACCATGATATGGGCAATGACAGAGCTTGCTAGAAACCCTAACCTGATTAAGAAAGTTCAAAGCGAGATCCGAGACGCTTTTGGCAATAATAAGAAGACAATCACTGAAGAAGATGTCGAGAAAGTTCCTTATTTAAAGATGGTGATCAAAGAAACATTCAGACTACACCATGCAGTTCCTCTTTTACTCCCAAGGGAAACAATGGTTCACATAAAAGTTCAAGGCTACAATATTCCCCCTAAGACACAGATCTTGGTCAACGCTGGTGCTATAGGAAGAGACCCCAAACTCTAG